Sequence from the Rhinolophus ferrumequinum isolate MPI-CBG mRhiFer1 chromosome 19, mRhiFer1_v1.p, whole genome shotgun sequence genome:
tgatggtatggctaggtcttattttcggggaaacacggtacttctgCATGTCTTGCAAGAGAAGCAATGAATGTCCTTTGCTACTATTTTTTGCAAGGATGTTTATACAGCAAACAACCCTAGAAGGTAAGAGAAAGGGTCTCCttccagagaaaagggaagacatCCTTACTGTCCTAACATTATAATAGATTGGATTCCTTAAGCTCAGGGTTCCTTTCCCACAATACAACCCAGTTACAGGTACAGGTGTGCTAGTTAGCCCTCTTCATGTGACCCTGTCGGAATTGGCATTCTGGGAACCCACACAAAAATTATGACATTCTGGATACTGTTATTGCTATGagtaataaattttctttcatccCTGATCCAGGAATCTCTTATCTCCTACCAGCATCCACTAAACTGACACTTGTTATCTTAACCTAAGTAGGGTAAAAATCTCAGATCCTCTACAATTCTTGATAATTGCACTTACATTTATCAATGTTGAACGTTTATACAAGTtgtaaatatgtgaataaatgtacAACTAAATATAAATGTAACTGTATTTGTAATGTTATTATATTCCTCCAGGAAAACAGCAACTTAGACCCAAAAAAGGTTCATGAAGAGTGTAGAAAATTTAATTAGTATATCACTAGtatatcttctttttattattattagtttcaggtgtacaaagcaacttaatagacatttacactcctctcAAAGTGATAAGCCCCCGCCCCAAGCTACTACTcctttgacatcttttttttttttttttgagggcgcagcttacagtggcccatgcgggatcgaaccagcaacctctgacatcttatataactgttataacaccattgactatcttccttatgctatctCCACctcacataaatatatatatatgtatatatatatatacacatatatatatatatatacacacatatatacacatatatacacacacacacatacagtcacagttgacatacagtttTATCCTACTTTAGCTTTACTTGTACATCACATTGATCGTGCATTTACagtatgaagtgatccccttgatacgTCCACTGCcaatctggcaccttacataatacttacaacattgttgattatattccccatactgtatttcatatccccgtgactatattgtgtctactaatttgctctttctaatcccttcaccttcttccccatcccctccctcacTAGTACACCTTAAAGTAACGTAAGTCCTTAAATGTAAACTGTTTATAAACACGTAAGTTTGTGTATTTATAGTTGAATTTCATTATTTATcgtagttatgttctataaagtcatCTGGTTCTATAAAGTCTACGCTGAATTAGTGAATACAGAACCACTGTTCCTTGTGGAACTACAGGTTAGGTTCCTACAAGCCTCTACTCACAACATTCTTGTAAACTAATCCTATGTAAccttgttttttgtgtgtttctgtttaaaggaCACCCTACTTAATATCTTCTTCTTACAAATAATGAACTGCATGGCTTTGACTGATTTAAAgccagaagctttgcaggccatctGCATTATACAGGTTTCTTTGCCAACGTCCTTATAAAACAAGCCAGCACTGAAAATCTACTCTTCTACCCAACCCTTTTCCCATGTAGCACTttgcaggtatttttaaaaaatcttcagcACTCTTGATTTGCAGAACCTGCCTTGCaagaaaatttcacatttttaacaaCGTTATCACCTTTTGAAACCTGTGAGACAGCCCGCACTAGCAGTAATAGGTTTAACATTTTCTTAACCCTGGGTAAGAAATGACCATCAATGTCCTTGGCTTTCAGGACTCACAGTGCTGTCCACTACACTTTGTATTTGTTCATCATTTCATGGATCTATGAATTTAGCCACTTTCCCACCTTTTCCTTAGCTTCATCACGTACTACAGATGTTACTTTAGCACTTTCTGGAGGAGCCTCACATACAAATTGAAAAACGTCCTCTTTCTTTTCTAGATGTACCATATTTTTTGAttcattaacactgaactcaCAGCCAAGAGCACTACAACTCACACCTGAATGAAGCTGATGcatatttaacatgtattttcttcttatgGCAAATCAGACGTCTTGCACTTTAGGACACTAGATAGCACTGCAGCACTAAGTTTTAGGACCATCATAAACAGCAAAATCagcaataaaaatcacaaaaattcaAAAAGCTTGGTACTAAGTAGACCATGAAAAGGACTTGATACAGTACAAGTGCTGAAATAACGCTTCATTCAACCTAAGCTGGGAGTGCGTGCACCAGGcgacttaaattttttttgctgttctgtgcATGTCCACGAATGACTACGAAAACACAGCTGAGTAATGACTTTGGGGATACAAACAGATTTTAGTGAGTAGGCAAATTTACAAATACAGAATCTGCAAGTAATAAGGATTGACTATATATGCATAATTTTAGCTCCACCCATAAATTTAACCACACCCAATTTCACCTTGCCTAACCAGGCTCAGCCCTTCCTGACTGTCCACAACCCACCCAGTACCTCTGATAATAGGTGTCTGAGCGTCCACAGGTAGCACCTGACTTGCGGAAAACCTCCCGGCGCTTCCAgccagggcccagggctgggcagtCCAGCCACTCCTCAGCCATGGGGACCACGGGAAGGAGCAGCGGCCTGCAACATGGAGGAGCAacgggagaaactgaggctctaggAGGTGACATGTTATGCCCCAAGCCACACAAACCACTGGTATCTATTAATACTTGCCCAAGACCTGGGACCTGCCACAGGCAATTGGCcaacataaagaagagaaaaccccCATTCCCACCCAACTCTTCCCTGTCCCAGGCCCAGGAGCTTGACACTCCTCACCCTTGTGACCTGATAGCCCCGTCCTCAACCCAAGGGTCCTCATTCCTCACTCGCAGTGTCCTGATCCCGTTCCTCCCCATTCTCAGCCTGAGATGCCATCATTTCTGCCCAATGACAACCTAGGAGGCTCTCACTCTTTCCCTTCATTCTCGCTGTCCTTGGCCCACGAGACATTTTCTGTCACCTATTGGCCCTCTACTCCTCTCCTTTGTCCCCAAGACCTTCATACTCCCCATCCTCAGCCTGAGAGGCCTCGTCCCTCCCATCCTCAGGCCCAGCGGCTCCCATTCCACTCCTGCTCAGACTGAGGGCCCGGCACTCGGTCAGGATTCTCATTCCCATTCACTACCTTCCTTGACCCAGGAGtccctaatttctctctttcggCCTTTTAACCCTCCCATTCCTTCCCTGTGATGTCCTTTTATCCTGCTATCTCTGCGTTACTACATCggtttcctctgtcctctgcccgAGTCCCCAACTCCTCCATAACCCTGACCTAAATGGCCCCTCATTCCTTCTGTTCCTCAGCTTGAAATCCTCCCCCCTTGTGTCCCCTCTCAGTGTTCTGAGCCACAATTCCTCCCCATCTCGCCCCCGAACCTCTCTATTCCTCTCTTCTGCAGCCGGGAagttctcttctccttcccttcagcGTCCTCATCCTCCATTCCTCTCATGAACCTAAAAGATCCTGCTTTCTCCCCTCAGCATTCTACACCCTCCATTCCTCTGTTCTTGTCCCAGAACCATGCCATCCTGTCAGTGTTCAGACCCGTTTCTCCTCGTCCTCCATAACAGACCCGTTCCTCCCTTTCAGCATCCCAGTGCCCCTATTTCTCTCCGTCATCAGCCTGAGGGCACCTCATTTCTTCCCCTCAGGGGTCTGAACACCTATTTCTCTCCTTAACGTGAAAGGCCCCGATGTCTCCCCTGAGCGCTCGGATCCTCCCCCACTCCTCTCCGTCCTCGTCCAGGATCCCGACACTTCCACTGTCAGCGTTCTGAGCCCCATTTCTCTCCGTCCTCCGTCTAAAATCTACCCATTCCTCCACTTCAATATTCCGACGCCGCCATTCCTCCCACTCATCGGCCCGAGGGCCCGCTCCGTCAGGGTTCTGAGCCTCAATTCTTCACCATCCTCCGCCTGAGCGCTCTCTACTTCCACCCCCACGACTGTCTCACCAGCTCGGCTTCGGGCCGGTAGCTTCCGCCGCTCTAGGTCCGCGGACCCATGACGAGGGTCCCGCCTGTACCTCCCGCCTGGctctgctcctcttcctcttctgctgCAGCTTCCTCTGAAACGGTAGCTGTCGCCGCCGCGGCCGTTCGTTGCCCCCGACACCGGAAATCCGGGGCCCGCCTATCGGGTTCCGCTCCCAGCGAGACGCCTGCGCGCTAATGACCGCCTCTGCTTGCCCTTAATAGGGAGGATCCTGCGCCTGCGTGCTGGGTTCCGCAGCTGCGCGCGCCCTTTGCCAGGACGAGCTGCGCTTGCGCGCTGAGTCCAACTACGGCTCGTGTCCCTATCCGAGCTCCGCAGCGCGTGCGCTTCTGGCGTTGTCCGCCAGCGCGTTCTCCCCGCTCCGCCCACCTTATTTGCGCCTGCGCTCTCTGGTCCCAACCTGAGGGGGCGTAGAGGGTTGGGGTTGGCCCGTGGAATTCCTTACCTAAGTGGTCTTGTATAGAGCGTTACTTATGACTTTGATAGTtatgtcagtcacaaagtgacagtcatgCCAGAGCACGTGAAAGGCATACCCAGTGAATGCCCAAACCAGATAACCAGAACACCCTATCCAGGCGCACGGTGGAGAGTGACCATCTGGAAGGCTTTATCTGACTACAGATGGGTGCACCGCACCCAGGCTTGAGAACGAAAACAGAGCTCTCTGAGGGCTCATCATTCAGGCCTCAACTGACAGCCGCATTTGCACTCATCTCAGACCGAGCGCTTGCAGTCTTGCCTCCTGACGGCCTCACCTGCCCAGCCTGACACCCAAGCACTCCAGCGACTCTCGGTGAACAGCGgactctctccttctttcctaaGACTGTTCACCTTGCCTAACCCTATTGCTTGCAAACCTCTTGTGTGAAACTGCTCTACCTCGACCATTGGAGGCTATCCTCTGGCCAGAGCCTTGGTTGATGCCTGTGGTAAACCCAGTCGGTACgactagatccatggctttaATTCTAATAAAGTCTAACATTGTAGAAACAAACATATGGCAGCCCcatagctcaggtggttggatcgccgtgctcctaacgcctaGGTGACTGGTTCATTCCCatatggaccagtgagctgcgccctttaTACCGAAGATTGTGAACGACGACTCATCCTGGGCTGCTGTgttgccgtgggctaccgtgtgctgccaggtgCAGCCAGCGTGCGTGGCCGGCAGCCtatgagagctgccgtgagccgcCGACccgcgaccgactgcctcagccgggggagcgcaaggctcataacaccagcatgggccagggagctgtgtcctacacaactagacttgagaaacaacggcttgaaccagagtggggggcaggaggtggaACAGACGTGTGAGACTGATACTTTGATAGTCATGAAAAGCTCACGCTAGGTCTCCACAAGGAGTAACCAGGAGGGAGGCACGGCGATGCCTGGTCTTGTGCTGGAGCCCTCCTCTCGCCTAGGTCGCGCAGGTGCCCCAGTCCCTATGAACACCTCCCCCAAGACTTGTATCCcgctctctcctccccactgaaCAGCTGCAGGAGAGCAGAGACAAGTTATGTTGAGCTGGCCCCAGCTCTTTCCCCAGAACTGGGGAAGGGGGCAGTGCCACACTACAGGTAAACAAAAGGCCAGGTCCATGCAACGGATGAGGGCAGGTCCATCCTGGAAAGGCCAAGCTGTGAGCCCCACTGGACCTGCCAAGCAGATTGAGTGGGGTGAGGCTTCTGGCACAAAGTCAGTGGACTCCTGCTGCATACATGTCCCCAAAGAGGGGTTCGTGGGGAAAGAGGGGGCCTTGGGATCATCGGGTACACCTTTGGTCTGGAGAATATTAACACTCACACAGCAGTAGTAAATCGATTAGCCACACACTGAACGAGTGCTGACTGGACTGTCTCAAAATGAGGCTGTGAATGGTGGGCCATTGGGCTCTTCCCTCAGCAGGTCGTATGCCCACAGCTCAAGGAGGGAACCTGCACCAAGTGGGTGCCAGTTGTATACTCAGCCTACACATGCACTGCAGTGCAGTCCCTCATGAGTACAGGTGTGCCACGGCCCATCTACCCCAGGGGTTTGGGAATGCAGTTGCAACTGGGTAAAGTTGGGAGACCATCAGTGGTTCTCTTTCTTGGTTCTtcacaaaattttattaacaaaaccAGGGAGGCTGAGCAAGAGTGAGCAGCCTCCACAGTCCCACCCAGAAacaaaaaatggagagaaaatgggaaagacaAGGACAGGAGGAAATTCTGAGACCCTCTGGTAAGGGCTGATGGGCAGTCAAATGGTGGGCGGGCACAAGGAAAAACTCAGGGACCATTACAAACAGCAAGAGGATTCCAGCAAGCTCCCACGCCTGGAATGCAGGGTGTGAGGACGTCTGGGCCAGTGAGGCTCAGCGGTCGGCACTGGAGCGCAGGTCGGTAGTGAGTGGATCATGCTGGATTGTTTGGTGCAACATCAAGGCCAGTAATCCTGCCCGGTTTGTCATGGCTGTGCGTACATTGCGCTCCTGCTCAAACAGCTCATCCAGCTTGTACCACTGCCAGGGGAGAAGAGCCATGAGAAGGAGTTCTGGAAGACCCACCTCACCCTGGCCACATCCGGCATCAAAACCTACCACGCGCACACGCTCCAGGTCCACCTCAGCACGCCGCAACTTCTCCCAGCAGTAATGACGGTTGCACTGGCGCTTGGGCAGGCGGCAGAAGTCACCTGTGAGCTCAAAGACGTCACGTACAAGGGGGCATCCGCATACCTCATCAGCTGGCACCTGCAGGGAGATGGAGTGGGGATGAATGAGAGGTGCTAAGtcaggaaggaaaataagaatgAGGAGTGGTCAAGGAGGGAAGGCATGGAGAGTTCAAGGGAGAGTGAAgaatggaaaaggagaggaaCAGAGGATGAAGAGGcagggaaaaggggaggaaaaggagatgaTGAGAGAGTACAAAAGAAGATGAATGAAGGGTAATGAGGCAGGGAAAGTGTGAGTTATGGAAGTGGTCaggtgggaaaaggaaaggaggtggAGCGGTGAGGAAGGTAGGAGGGTCAGAATGGGGGGAGTTGAGGGAAAACCTTACTTTGGGGTCCCGTGAGTGCTCAGGGCACAGCACTTGGAGCCGCTTACAGTATGTCTTGCTCTGAGGATTGTAGACATCACAGAAGAGTCGTGTGGCCCTGGGTATTGGAAAAAGAGAGAGCGTAgtggggggagagaaggaagaggtcTCACTTATCCTTGCCCATGCCCATATCCTGCCACAACATTCCACTTCTGACCCCAGCTTTAACTTTGCAGCCCTAACCCTACAGAGTACCCACACTCACCCTTCAATGCGTGTGGGGTACATGGACCCAAAGGACGTCTGGCTCTCATACTGGAAGGATGAACACAAATGGAGGGAACTGTGGACATGCGCTGCATGCCCTCCCAAGACAACACATCTGTCCCCCACGGACCCAGTGATACTCCTGCACCGTGTGCCCCTCTCAGGCTGACACCCTGACCTTGGCATAGCAGCGCTCCATGTGGCGCAAGGCCACACGCGGGTTGATGGGGTGCCCGCAGGAGACACAGAAGATCTGCAGGTCCGTGTCATCACTGTCGCCCTCGTTGCTCTGCATGGAATAGAAGGAATGAGGCCCGGCAGGACCAGTACTGGGCCCTGCGCTGCCATGCGCATGCTTGCTCACCTCCTCATCCTCACGCACAGCCTGCTGCTTGGCACGTGCAATGATGGACTCGAGTTCATGGAATCGGCGCTCCATTTCCTGAAGGCGGGTGCGGGCACTCTGCTGCTCACGGCGGATGCGTTCGAGCAGCTTCTTGCCATGCTCCTCAGCAATGCAAGGGCTCTGCTGCCACTGCTGGATACGCTGGGGAAGGATCTCGTAGATGCGGCTGTAGGGAGCAGTGGGTTAAGTGTAAGTGGGAAGGTGGCAATCGAGAGATGAGCAACTGGGGTCAGCCAACAATGGCAGAATGAATGGGTGACTAAACGGTGAAAGGTAAGCAAATAGGTGACTGAAGGGTAGATAGATGAGCAGATAAGTGACCGAAcggtggatggatggaggatggatagGTGGGTGGTTGACTGAATGGTGGACAGGTAACTGACTGGTAGACATACAAAGGGATCTGGTCAAGTCCTACTCTATGCTCCCTTATTGCCTTGAACCCTCCAAGAATGACTCACTTGGCTGCCAGCTTCATGCCGCAGTCGTCTGAGCAATACTTGGAGCCGGGCTGGGCAGGGCGCACACAGCCAGGTCCCAGGCACTGTGGGAGTGACGCGGGGTCTTTGACATCTGCGCGCTCTGGGTGTTTCCATTTGTCCTTGTGCTTCTGCTTTTGCCGATGCCGCTTGTATCTCTCTTCCTTCTATGGGACAAGGCAGGTCAGGACAGTATACGTCAGCCCAGACCCCCATCTCTCCCTGCATTCCACCCCTTTCTGGCTCTCGCCCCATTCAGCCCGTGCCctcttccttcccacatcctTTTCACCCTCTCCATCACCTTCTTCTCAGATTTCTTCTCCCGACGCTTCACATGCTTCACTTTCACTGCCCTCTTCCGCAGCGCAGGGTCCAGGAATGGGGACTCTTCTGTGTCACTCATCCAGGGCTGCAAGTGAAGCATACAGTGACCCACCTGCCCCACTCATGACTTCCCCACCACCTACTCAGTTCCCAAATAGCCTTCCATACCAtctgcctcctctctcctcattATGGATACTCTGCTTCTGTAACCTCCCCCCTTCCACCCTGGGTGGCTCTGCCTGCTCACCAGGCCGTGGTCATCAAAGGCTCCCGCACAGAAGTCCTGGTAGAGGTCAGGGTCCAGTGGTAGGTCCTCATCTGAGAGTGGCTCAGGTGTGGCCGTAGCCTCAGGTGGCTCCTTGACCGCGGATGACGCCACTGACCCCTCGTCTTCACGGATGCGTCCCAGCTTCTGTGatggctgtggctgctgctgggtGGGCAGTGGCCGGCGAGGCCTTGGCAGGGACTCTGAGGGCGTCACTGGCGAGAGCTGCAGGGCAGAATCTCAGGACTGGCCCTGAATAACCTGCCCGCATGCCCCGCCCCGCCCTGGGGGCTGGACTCACCGAAGGGAAGTACTTGTACGATTCCTGTGCCGGCAGGAGAAGGCCCAGGTCAGCCCCAGGTGGATGGAGGGTGGCCCTGCCCTAGCCTTTCCCACAAGTGCCTGGCCCCCCCAACCAGCCCCTACCTTGCCTACCCAGGCAcacctgcccccccacccctcatcACTAGGACATGCTGAGCCATGTTCCTCCTGCTCTGACATGTCTGACGACCTAGAAACATCTGGCCCTACCCTGACTTCCTGGGTTTGGGGGTCTCCCCTGCTAGCCCAGCACACCTGGCCAAGCCCCATTCACCTGGACAAGCCTGGCTCCTTTCCACCTGTCTCTATGCAGTTAGGCCCCACCCCACCTAGCCCACCCATCCTAGGCTCAATGAGCTCTTCCTGAACACACTGGCCCCCTAACCTGaccctgcccagctctgcccatgCTCACCCGGGCCCGAAGCTGGCACTGACGCAGCCGGCACTTCTGCCGGATCTTGTTGGGGCCCCCAAACTTCTTCATGTCCCGGCAGAAGTCACAGTGGCCACAGTCTTCAGTACGTCGGCAGGCCTCGCACTCGCCACACATGCGGGCTGACCGTTtgatctgctgctgctgctgctggtgatGCTGAAGGAAGGGGCCCAGAACACAAGTCAGGAACCCAAGTTGGGCCTGAGATGGGATCACCTTACTTATCCCTGCCACCACAGCCACTCACCTGGCTGGGTGTGGCCACCAAGGGCTGTGGAGAGGATTTGTGGGGCGAAGCAGAGCCCCGAGCAAGCATGGCCCCAACCCCTGTCCCTGACCCCGCCCGGCGCTGCAGGTCTGGATCCGGGGCAGGCCTCTTGCGCCCTCCACCCTCATCCCGGGGCTCACTGCCGTCTCGCTCATTGCTGTCCCGTTCCCGTGACTTCTTGTGCCGATAGCGGATCTCCAGCTTGGGGTCTTTCTCTGTAGAACAGAGGATGAGGCCGGGGAGGCTGACATTGGGGATTTGGGTTATCCCAGaactctttttccctcttctttcctgtcCCACCCAATGGTCTGTCCCCCTACTCCAGAGTACAGCTGCCCCCTCCAGTGTGACTCTCTATTATTGCTCACTACAGAACAATCACTCTGCCCACAGACACGTATCACTATTCCCTGAGACCCAGCCTCCCATTAtggctccttctcctccctcaaaGCCCCACCTGCTTACCCAGTCCATTCCACGCGCCCCTCACCTCGGCACTCCCGACAGTACCATTCCCGGATGGCCTTGGCCATCTTCTCAGTGATCCGGATGCAGTCCCCATGGAACCACTCATTGCAGTTGTCACACCCACTGCAGAGGATGAGGCGAGTGGTGCAGATGTGAGGGGCGGGACCCATCGGCCTCACCCAACCTTGCCAGCTGTCAGTCCCGCCCACCTCTCCCTGGCTCACATCATGAAGCAGTTGATGTCTGGTTTGCGGCAGATGCAGTAGATGGGTGCATTCTCCCCATTCTCCGACTTGCTGTCCTCTCCAGCATCTGGAGGCTCTGGATCTGAACCGTCACCCTCCTGTGGGATCCCCCCAATTATGGCTTCTTAGAGGACCCCCATCATAGCATCTTCTCCCTCCATTATAATTTCACCAGGGCTCACCATAGACCCCAACACTCTGCCAACAGAATTCCCATCTTGGCGCCTCATAAATCCCTCCGTCATGGTCCCCACAGACCCCCACATCAATCACCCCTGACACCCCATTACTCTGCTTATAAACCCCCATTGCTCAGCCCCAGACCTCCCATACTTACCTCGCTGACACCCCATCATCCTAGCCACACATTCATAAAAGCTCGTTACAAACACCCTACCGCTCGCCACACACTGCCCCCACTGTGGCTCCTCACAGACCCGGCCCACAACGCGTTCTCACAAACATCTCGTAATTCAGCTACAGCCTTCGCATCACAGCTCCCCACACATCCCGCGTTATTAACCCCACAGTCACCCTCGCCCCCATCCTGGTTCCCCATGGACTCCTTGATACAGAGTCACCACGGTGCACTACAGACTACCTAACATGGCTCATCGCAAACTCTTTATCACTCTGCCCAAAGAATCCCCCATTCGGACTCCCAAGGAACTACCATCAGGGTTCCTCACTAAACTTCTATTACGGACACCCACAATGGCTCATCACAAAATTCCCACATGGCTCACGTATCAGAAAAACCATCAGACCATCCGACAGTCATCATTCCTCCCAGAGAACCCTGTTAAGGCTCTCCACAGGCCCCCTCAATTCTGCCCAGACTCCAGTTACGGTTCACCACAGACCCCCCACGCGTCTGCCGAAGGACCCCACCATTACCAAACCCACTAACCTCTACCGCCAACCCTCTCCCGGGACCCCGTACTCACCATCTCTCGACTCTCTGCGCACTCCTTCGCGGTCCCCGCCAGCGACCCGCGAACCTACACCACTCTACGGTGTCCGCGGCGGTTGCAAAGGTGCCCACAACTACTTCCGCTTCTGATTGCGCCTCCCGGGCACCGTACTCCTATTGCGCAGGCCCAGCGCATCGGCTCCATAAACAAACAAGTGGTCGCCAGCCTAGAGCCCGGACTGTCTCCTAGGCGCCGCCATTTTGACTACCGAGGCCGTTTGGCGGCCGAGTCCATACGTTTCGCAGGAAACATGGCCGTGCCTGAGCGCGCTTACTTGTGGGCGCCGCCACCTTGTTGGGCGAGTCCGTACGGTGACCGCTTGTACGGTCTCAAAGTTGGAGGCAATATGGCCGCGCCTACTGAACGACTTCTATGCAGACGCCATCATCTTGGAATGTGATTCCGTAAGATGGCCGAGTCCGTACGTTCCCAGGCAGCACATGGCAGCGACCTATTCGTGGCTTTCACCGGGCGCCGCTATCTTGAAGGTCGATTCCGTACGCCTGTACCTTCTACTGCAGAGAAGTTCACACTGCAGAGAAGTTCACAGGGAAAGCGGCCGCTCCTAATAACACTACTTGGATCCAGTCGCACTCGTTTCGCCATTTAATCACTTTTCCTTTCCGCATGTGTTAATGGGGCTCCGGCACAATGTCTTGCGCTGCGAAGGAAAGCAATCCCACTATTAGGTTTTCCACGTCACTTCCCGCCACTCTTTCCTGCTCGTGTTCCTTGCAGTTCCTTAACCAGCCCTTGCACGGTTCAGTCGCTGGACCGTTGCAAGAGCACTCTCACCCCGCAGAATTAGTCCCGAGTAAAATGGAAGGCCATAAACGATGGTGGCCTGACCATCTTTGGTGAGAAGTAGCCGGACCGAAGCAGATTTTGAAATCAGAGACAAACGGCTTCACCAAATCATCCCCTCACCCCGCCACTGTCAGAATGTAGATTTGCCTGGTTCCTGGTGGTGTCCACTTTGGTTCTCATTTCATACCTCTCCAACAGTCGCTTCAATAAAggtaaattaactttttaaaatttaaatcgtgtacaataaagaaaatctgtGCAGGTCAGAGAGCTAGACGTCTCCTCAGAGTAATGCTCTAAACTGGAGGACagtgaaggttaaatgaaataCAACATGTCTGGGTCATTATATATTCCCCACTTATAACCATATTCCTCTCCCTCCAAACATCACCCCCCAAACACACTAGAGCGGGAATCACCGTCATAGTAAACGTCCACATTCAAAGTCAGGACTTCATTTTGGATTGAGAAGAAGAGTCTGGAGAAAATGGGATTTTTTACCATTTGCTGACAGTTTTTCTGGATTTCTTGGCTCTGGAGGTAGTAGCAACTTATTTGCTACTGAGGATTCTGCTGCTAGTGGCTTAGGAGGTCCGATTTTTTACCCCCACCTTTcctaacatttttcttcattgtccTCTCCACAGTGtcacagacacatagacaaaggGGCCACTACATAGGTTCTGTGACCTTCTCTTCTTAAAagaggtttttaatattttccaaggattaattctttgtttcattgtttttctcatcCCTATTTCATTAATGTCCACTTTAATCTTTACTATGACTTCCTTctgctttgggtttaatttgcttcCCTTTTATTTACGTTGGAACtctagattattgatttgagtgGAATggacttttaaaagagaaactagATAAATGAGCGATCAAAACTCTGCTTCCAGTAAAGCTCATAGTAAAATACATAGTAATGTGCCAATTCCAAGAAGCGAACCTCCAATTTGATAGAATATTCAACCTATTGTTTGGGGAAGGTATTAAGAGACCCTAACTGGCTCTAAGATCCAAAGCACATTATTAACCTTCCTAGCTCTTCTTTTATCCTCCCATGCATACCTCTGGGAAATTGTGCTACTACCTTATTTGCTATCAGTGGCAAATAAGAGCAGGGTGGGAGACTCAAATGTGCTATTACCACTTGACCATGCATAGCTGAATCGGGCAGT
This genomic interval carries:
- the CXXC1 gene encoding CXXC-type zinc finger protein 1, which produces MEGDGSDPEPPDAGEDSKSENGENAPIYCICRKPDINCFMIGCDNCNEWFHGDCIRITEKMAKAIREWYCRECREKDPKLEIRYRHKKSRERDSNERDGSEPRDEGGGRKRPAPDPDLQRRAGSGTGVGAMLARGSASPHKSSPQPLVATPSQHHQQQQQQIKRSARMCGECEACRRTEDCGHCDFCRDMKKFGGPNKIRQKCRLRQCQLRARESYKYFPSLSPVTPSESLPRPRRPLPTQQQPQPSQKLGRIREDEGSVASSAVKEPPEATATPEPLSDEDLPLDPDLYQDFCAGAFDDHGLPWMSDTEESPFLDPALRKRAVKVKHVKRREKKSEKKKEERYKRHRQKQKHKDKWKHPERADVKDPASLPQCLGPGCVRPAQPGSKYCSDDCGMKLAANRIYEILPQRIQQWQQSPCIAEEHGKKLLERIRREQQSARTRLQEMERRFHELESIIARAKQQAVREDEESNEGDSDDTDLQIFCVSCGHPINPRVALRHMERCYAKYESQTSFGSMYPTRIEGATRLFCDVYNPQSKTYCKRLQVLCPEHSRDPKVPADEVCGCPLVRDVFELTGDFCRLPKRQCNRHYCWEKLRRAEVDLERVRVWYKLDELFEQERNVRTAMTNRAGLLALMLHQTIQHDPLTTDLRSSADR